Proteins from a single region of Halalkalibaculum roseum:
- a CDS encoding HlyD family efflux transporter periplasmic adaptor subunit, giving the protein MRSEQFKNRPSQIRGTKEKTTARDRSWDRVIYMVFLGILIIVVLYYLLSAYFFVSGEGRIIGTHLQVRFPSDVKITEIFVDQGDRVSEQDSLFSYILIEKSRSRSELQDIRQELREEIFEMRSEIDLKATERAELRERINFYERQKGLIEKEVKLDIEPVNKLNSLNSKLVDLNSELNILQKELNLMSLKVNRMQQSREGISEAVASERLLYTEYPGSDNLYRSPIGGQISNLFKEQSEFAFRSEPVLSIKIQKPKVRIKAVFSEQSVKHLSIGDEVRVTFDDGQTSRGRIVNLEAANGQALEQLDINEMNDQYIVELMPVDEEARKMWESLSHLGVTVTKSIYSL; this is encoded by the coding sequence ATGAGGAGTGAACAATTTAAAAATCGACCTTCACAGATAAGGGGGACGAAAGAAAAAACCACAGCGCGAGATCGCAGTTGGGATCGCGTCATCTACATGGTGTTTCTTGGCATCTTAATTATTGTGGTTTTGTATTATTTGCTGAGTGCTTACTTCTTTGTGAGCGGAGAAGGTCGTATCATCGGCACTCATCTCCAGGTTCGTTTCCCTTCGGATGTAAAAATCACCGAAATCTTTGTGGACCAAGGGGACAGAGTCAGTGAACAAGATTCTCTGTTCAGCTATATCTTAATAGAGAAAAGCAGGTCGCGGAGTGAGCTGCAGGATATCCGTCAAGAGCTACGCGAGGAAATCTTTGAGATGCGGTCCGAGATCGATTTGAAAGCTACAGAGAGAGCGGAGTTGAGAGAAAGAATCAATTTCTACGAAAGGCAAAAGGGTTTGATAGAGAAAGAGGTTAAGCTCGATATCGAGCCGGTGAATAAATTAAATTCGCTGAACAGCAAACTGGTTGATCTCAATTCAGAACTCAACATCCTTCAAAAAGAGTTGAACCTGATGAGCCTGAAAGTCAATAGGATGCAGCAATCTCGCGAGGGTATTTCAGAAGCGGTTGCTTCAGAACGCCTACTTTACACCGAATATCCCGGGAGCGATAATTTGTACCGTTCACCCATAGGCGGACAAATAAGCAACCTGTTTAAAGAGCAATCAGAATTTGCATTTCGCTCGGAGCCAGTACTTTCCATTAAAATCCAGAAACCAAAAGTCAGGATAAAAGCAGTGTTCAGTGAGCAGAGTGTGAAACACTTGTCAATTGGGGATGAGGTAAGAGTTACTTTCGACGATGGGCAGACCAGTAGAGGCAGAATTGTTAATCTGGAGGCAGCTAACGGTCAAGCCCTGGAACAGCTGGATATTAACGAGATGAATGATCAGTATATCGTTGAATTAATGCCGGTGGATGAAGAGGCCCGAAAGATGTGGGAGTCACTAAGCCACTTAGGTGTAACGGTAACTAAAAGTATTTATTCATTATGA
- a CDS encoding HD domain-containing protein, with amino-acid sequence MDKSTQYKIFNDPIHGFITVPKGIILQLIDHPYVQRLRQIKQMGLGYLVFPAAEHSRFSHALGAMELAQRTLNNLREKDTTISPAEFEGTLIAILLHDVGHGPLSHTLEWDLISDFSHEMMTLAIMRELNQTMDGKLETAIKIFTDQYPKKPFLNQLVSSQLDLDRLDYLKRDSAFTGVYEGSVGIDRILKTMRVHKGNVVIEKKGIYAIENYILARRLMYMQVYLHKTVLSADKLMRNIFKRVRVLIDHGVDLPSHSPSLTYFLKNRPSAKKEISQEVLYNYVQLDDNDVFQSIKYWQNSDDAILADLCKRFQSRSLFRTTFLKSGKTGKLEQKIKNKTKSLLKKRGLPHDDESAAYYYDFDKSYSEAYKYENEGIWILEEQNKAIEFSKAADTKNIIALTQPVVKPYVVHLKGLEI; translated from the coding sequence ATGGATAAGAGTACTCAGTACAAGATTTTCAACGACCCCATTCACGGCTTCATCACGGTGCCTAAAGGCATCATTCTACAACTGATTGATCACCCCTATGTTCAGCGCTTGCGGCAGATCAAACAGATGGGACTGGGTTACCTGGTGTTTCCGGCAGCGGAACATTCCCGTTTTTCCCATGCCCTCGGGGCTATGGAACTGGCACAGAGAACCCTTAACAACCTGAGGGAAAAAGATACCACTATCAGTCCGGCTGAATTTGAAGGTACCCTGATTGCCATCTTATTGCATGATGTCGGACACGGCCCCCTTTCCCATACCCTGGAATGGGATTTGATCAGCGATTTCAGTCACGAAATGATGACGCTGGCCATCATGCGGGAGCTTAACCAAACCATGGATGGGAAACTGGAAACTGCCATCAAAATATTTACCGACCAGTATCCCAAGAAGCCTTTTTTGAATCAGTTGGTTTCTTCTCAGCTCGATCTCGACCGGCTGGATTACCTGAAACGTGACAGTGCCTTTACCGGTGTCTATGAAGGTTCGGTGGGAATTGATCGTATCCTGAAAACCATGCGGGTTCACAAAGGCAATGTCGTTATTGAAAAGAAAGGTATCTATGCCATTGAAAACTACATATTAGCACGTCGACTGATGTACATGCAGGTTTATCTGCATAAAACCGTTCTGAGTGCCGATAAGCTGATGCGAAATATCTTTAAACGTGTTAGAGTACTCATTGATCATGGTGTTGATTTGCCAAGCCACTCCCCATCCCTTACTTATTTCCTTAAAAATAGACCAAGCGCAAAAAAAGAGATTTCCCAGGAAGTGCTCTATAATTATGTTCAGCTCGATGATAATGATGTTTTTCAGAGCATCAAATACTGGCAAAATTCCGATGATGCTATACTCGCTGACCTTTGCAAACGCTTTCAATCACGATCGCTCTTTAGAACCACCTTTCTCAAATCCGGCAAAACGGGAAAGCTAGAACAGAAGATCAAAAACAAGACCAAATCGCTGCTTAAAAAGCGAGGCCTCCCTCATGATGATGAGTCAGCCGCCTACTACTATGACTTTGACAAGAGCTATAGCGAGGCATACAAATACGAAAATGAAGGAATATGGATACTGGAAGAGCAAAACAAGGCCATAGAGTTTTCAAAAGCGGCCGACACCAAAAATATTATCGCTCTTACACAGCCTGTGGTAAAACCTTATGTAGTACACTTGAAAGGATTGGAGATATAA
- a CDS encoding tetratricopeptide repeat protein, translating into MRLIGLLLIICFVLSSCTSSRKLLEKGKYDHAIEKSVKALRKDPGDTKEFNVLKEAYQKANYFDNDRIAYLKNEGRSENWLEIYTLYSQLESRQNWIESLPGNLPNRFELVDYDEYLIDSKENAAEFAYQKGIEYLDRGDKESARLAYREFEEVQYLYGDYKNVAQHMQEARFLGTSHVLFRVENNSEVLLPRDFDYELRKISLKDLNDQWTNYDTYADTSLVYDYYIELNLNDIRISPERIDKESYTETAEIQDGLKYVFDQNGNVKKDSLGNDIKVPNMITVSADITESRQFKHGIISGSLDYIDLNTDQLLKTEDISVDAIFEHFSAVYSGNEKALTEETKRKLRSRPVPFPSDESLLLDAAELLKNESKAFVLSNRNVLLY; encoded by the coding sequence ATGAGATTAATCGGCCTATTACTCATTATTTGTTTTGTACTAAGTTCTTGTACCTCATCCAGGAAATTGCTGGAAAAGGGAAAGTACGATCATGCAATAGAGAAATCTGTTAAAGCATTGCGTAAGGATCCGGGGGATACTAAAGAGTTCAACGTACTTAAGGAGGCATATCAAAAAGCAAATTATTTCGACAATGATCGTATTGCCTACCTCAAGAATGAAGGCCGTTCTGAAAACTGGCTCGAAATATATACACTTTATTCACAACTGGAATCACGTCAGAATTGGATTGAATCGTTGCCCGGAAACTTGCCAAATCGATTCGAGCTGGTGGACTATGATGAGTATTTAATCGATAGTAAAGAAAATGCCGCTGAATTTGCTTATCAAAAAGGCATTGAATACCTGGACCGTGGGGATAAAGAGAGTGCAAGACTTGCCTACCGAGAATTTGAAGAGGTTCAATATTTGTATGGCGACTACAAGAATGTAGCTCAACACATGCAGGAAGCACGTTTCCTGGGTACTTCTCATGTTCTTTTCCGTGTTGAGAACAACTCAGAAGTTCTACTTCCAAGAGATTTTGATTACGAGTTGAGAAAAATCAGTTTGAAAGACCTCAATGATCAGTGGACCAACTATGACACCTATGCCGACACCTCATTGGTATATGACTACTACATCGAACTTAACCTGAATGACATTCGGATATCACCGGAACGTATTGATAAAGAATCATATACTGAGACCGCAGAAATACAAGACGGTTTAAAGTATGTCTTTGATCAGAATGGCAATGTCAAAAAAGACTCGCTGGGAAATGATATTAAGGTACCGAATATGATTACTGTATCAGCAGACATAACCGAATCACGCCAATTCAAGCATGGTATCATTTCCGGCTCTCTGGATTATATCGATCTGAATACAGATCAGCTTTTAAAAACAGAAGATATTTCCGTAGATGCCATATTTGAACATTTTTCAGCAGTTTATTCAGGTAATGAAAAAGCTCTAACTGAAGAAACTAAAAGAAAGCTACGGAGCAGACCCGTTCCCTTTCCAAGCGATGAATCACTACTCTTGGATGCCGCAGAGCTTCTGAAAAACGAAAGCAAGGCATTTGTACTGAGCAACAGAAATGTGCTTCTTTACTAA
- a CDS encoding glycosyltransferase family 2 protein produces the protein MQEFLNFWHQQGTDGFIRIFWFYFVFELPRYVLLDYFVLAYYLYKRKFGNEDRREGHKKLLKEMPLVSIIVPGKDEGRNYYRLVKSLEEQTYKNYEIILVDDGSTDDSELIGRKLEREGKVEHFLRNEVRGGKASAANMGLRYSDGEFVVHCDADCSLKPDALENILIPFYQDEKIGAVGGNLEVRNKEDSLCTALQTIEYYLTISVGRLGASTLGILRIISGAFGAFRKEALERVSGWDVGPGLDGDLTLKIRKLGYKAHFEYSAVALTSVPTTFAKLAKQRVRWSRSLIRFRFRKHKNIFFIDKNFDLLNFLSITENIFFNFVLTFLWYFYIFDIVTSFTQTIMYILLMGIALYTVSKTVEFTIVIALSDEKWEKLQYYMYMPAMVFYTGNFIRFVRSWAYLKELVFRSSYKDSWNPAKTSKQARQLDI, from the coding sequence ATGCAGGAATTTTTAAACTTTTGGCATCAGCAGGGGACCGATGGATTCATTCGAATCTTTTGGTTCTATTTTGTATTCGAGCTGCCTAGATACGTGTTGCTCGATTACTTTGTGCTGGCCTACTACCTGTATAAACGGAAGTTTGGTAATGAAGATCGCCGGGAGGGCCACAAGAAGCTGCTCAAAGAGATGCCTCTGGTAAGTATAATTGTTCCGGGAAAAGATGAAGGCCGAAACTATTACAGGCTGGTAAAATCATTAGAAGAGCAGACCTACAAGAATTATGAAATTATCCTGGTGGATGACGGGTCTACAGATGATTCAGAATTGATAGGCCGCAAACTGGAAAGGGAGGGAAAGGTAGAGCACTTTTTGAGGAATGAGGTGAGGGGAGGTAAAGCTTCCGCAGCCAATATGGGACTTAGATATTCTGATGGAGAGTTCGTTGTTCACTGTGATGCCGACTGTTCCCTTAAACCGGATGCCTTGGAAAATATTCTGATACCCTTTTATCAGGATGAAAAAATCGGGGCCGTAGGGGGCAACCTTGAGGTTCGCAATAAAGAGGACAGCCTCTGTACGGCCCTGCAGACCATTGAATACTATCTGACCATTTCGGTAGGACGGCTGGGTGCTTCAACTTTGGGAATACTACGTATCATATCAGGAGCCTTCGGGGCATTCAGGAAAGAAGCTCTGGAGCGAGTGTCCGGCTGGGATGTAGGACCCGGTTTGGATGGTGATCTTACGCTTAAGATCAGAAAACTGGGATATAAGGCCCATTTTGAGTACAGTGCGGTAGCCTTAACTTCGGTTCCCACAACCTTTGCGAAACTGGCTAAGCAGCGGGTAAGATGGAGTCGATCACTGATCCGTTTTCGATTCCGGAAGCACAAGAACATATTCTTCATAGACAAAAATTTCGATCTGTTGAATTTCCTGTCGATTACCGAAAATATCTTCTTCAACTTTGTGCTTACGTTCTTGTGGTACTTTTATATTTTCGATATCGTCACCAGTTTTACCCAGACTATTATGTACATCTTGCTTATGGGTATTGCCTTGTACACGGTATCAAAAACGGTAGAATTTACAATCGTCATAGCACTTTCTGACGAAAAGTGGGAGAAGTTACAATACTATATGTATATGCCTGCCATGGTCTTTTATACAGGTAACTTCATCAGGTTTGTACGTTCATGGGCGTACCTTAAAGAGCTCGTTTTCAGGTCATCTTACAAAGATTCCTGGAATCCGGCTAAAACATCAAAACAAGCCCGACAGCTGGATATTTAA
- a CDS encoding M42 family metallopeptidase: MDESPEFDFLEELLVTPSPTGFESAGQKVWKNYVEEYADEVQTDTYGSAVAKLNTSFDVITVMIEAHCDEIGMIVQHITDDGYVFINKLGGSDSTIARAKRVFIHSRDGIVSGVVGNTAIHLQDKKNGGGKQPEWKDIYVDIGAKSREEALKMVQIGDPITYSDDYEYLSDDIITGRALDNRIGGYVIARVLQNLHRRRDELKVNVMALNSVQEEVGGYGARMMSYRLEPDMAIVTDVTHATDTPGIDNKQHGLIKLRQGPVLQHGGANHPKIVEFLETVSDEKEIEVQHEATSVRTGTDTDSIFYQKTGIASALISLPLRYMHSPVEMASIKDVDALINLMTETVLALEPDQTFNVIG, encoded by the coding sequence ATGGATGAATCACCTGAATTTGATTTTTTAGAAGAGTTGCTAGTCACTCCGAGTCCAACCGGGTTTGAATCGGCGGGCCAAAAAGTTTGGAAAAATTATGTAGAAGAGTATGCCGATGAAGTTCAAACCGATACCTATGGTTCGGCTGTTGCCAAACTTAATACCAGTTTTGATGTCATCACCGTCATGATCGAGGCGCATTGTGATGAAATCGGCATGATTGTACAGCATATAACAGATGACGGATATGTATTTATCAATAAGCTCGGTGGGAGCGATTCTACTATAGCCCGGGCTAAAAGGGTGTTTATCCACAGCAGGGATGGTATAGTTTCGGGTGTTGTTGGAAATACGGCCATTCATTTACAAGACAAAAAGAATGGTGGCGGGAAACAGCCGGAATGGAAAGACATTTACGTGGATATAGGAGCCAAAAGCAGGGAAGAAGCCCTGAAGATGGTTCAGATTGGGGATCCCATCACTTATAGCGATGATTATGAGTACCTATCGGATGACATCATTACCGGTCGTGCTCTGGACAATCGCATCGGCGGTTATGTGATTGCGCGCGTTCTGCAAAACCTGCACCGGCGACGGGACGAGCTTAAGGTAAATGTTATGGCACTCAATTCGGTGCAGGAGGAAGTGGGCGGTTACGGGGCAAGAATGATGAGCTACCGACTGGAACCCGACATGGCTATTGTAACTGACGTTACCCATGCGACCGATACTCCCGGAATTGATAACAAGCAGCACGGTCTGATAAAACTTCGTCAGGGACCGGTATTACAGCATGGCGGGGCAAATCATCCAAAGATCGTAGAGTTTCTGGAAACAGTCAGTGATGAGAAAGAAATAGAGGTACAGCATGAGGCAACCAGTGTGCGTACCGGAACCGATACCGACAGCATCTTTTATCAGAAAACGGGCATTGCCAGCGCACTGATTTCACTGCCGCTCAGGTACATGCACTCACCGGTCGAAATGGCTTCCATCAAGGATGTAGATGCCCTTATCAACCTGATGACCGAAACGGTGCTGGCTCTGGAACCTGATCAGACCTTTAACGTGATAGGTTGA
- a CDS encoding response regulator, with protein sequence MRLNCVIVDSDKESKELLANLIQRNSSQLKLVGSSESGREALGFFYRHQIDLIFLNVELEDMSGFEFMDEIDASEDIQTILYSEKGDYALQAFEYGVTDYLKKPFSYARFNKAINRAAEVVRNVNEFEDLENILLEKVLRYMYTREIDMLSPIPVREAKLGFIYPMLSTNLEFDEEQKALKILKAAEEEDLLTGDFVESLYLCNTCSNAYMHFRESCPFCSSTHLKTEDLIHHFPCAYVGPASDFEGDGERDSMECPKCSRYLKHIGVDYDKPSVMYNCMNCDHSFQDPQVKAKCNNCGSDTRVEHLTKSMLKAYRMTELGEDVAMGKITVRLKEFDELSEIMDMSYFRKILQQEIERIENTDLDATMAMIRFANLPELFKETGESMQKDLVRELYEVITENIPVSDLAVFEDMITVMMLFTDKDTDKAEAIVEEIIRIVKELIADNFQGFELVADPKIKEVPSGTYADDLITELVENQQKV encoded by the coding sequence ATGAGATTAAATTGTGTAATAGTTGACAGTGACAAAGAATCCAAGGAATTATTGGCAAATCTTATCCAGCGAAACAGCAGCCAGCTTAAACTGGTTGGCAGCTCAGAGAGCGGGAGGGAGGCGCTTGGTTTTTTCTACCGGCACCAGATTGACTTGATCTTTCTGAATGTGGAACTGGAAGACATGTCCGGCTTTGAATTTATGGATGAGATTGATGCTTCTGAGGATATTCAGACCATTCTCTATAGCGAAAAGGGCGATTACGCCTTACAGGCATTTGAATATGGCGTGACTGATTACCTGAAAAAGCCTTTCTCCTATGCACGTTTTAACAAGGCCATCAACAGGGCTGCTGAGGTAGTCAGGAATGTCAATGAGTTTGAAGATCTGGAGAATATTCTCCTGGAGAAAGTACTGCGGTATATGTACACCAGGGAAATAGATATGTTAAGTCCTATTCCGGTCCGAGAGGCAAAACTTGGGTTTATTTATCCCATGCTCAGTACTAATCTAGAATTTGACGAAGAGCAGAAAGCTCTTAAAATTTTGAAAGCTGCAGAAGAGGAAGATCTGCTTACCGGAGATTTTGTTGAGAGCCTGTACCTTTGTAATACCTGCTCCAATGCTTATATGCACTTCAGGGAAAGCTGTCCTTTCTGCTCATCGACCCATTTAAAAACGGAAGACCTCATACATCACTTTCCATGTGCATATGTAGGGCCAGCCTCTGATTTTGAAGGTGATGGTGAACGGGATAGCATGGAATGTCCCAAGTGCAGCCGATATTTGAAGCATATCGGTGTTGACTATGATAAGCCTTCGGTGATGTACAACTGCATGAATTGCGACCACTCTTTTCAGGATCCCCAGGTTAAAGCCAAGTGCAACAACTGCGGTTCGGATACAAGGGTGGAACATTTGACAAAATCCATGCTTAAGGCATACCGTATGACGGAATTAGGCGAGGATGTTGCGATGGGTAAAATCACGGTACGCCTCAAAGAGTTTGATGAGCTTTCGGAGATTATGGATATGAGCTACTTCCGGAAAATCTTGCAGCAGGAGATCGAGAGAATAGAGAATACCGACCTAGATGCTACGATGGCCATGATACGATTTGCCAATCTGCCTGAGCTATTTAAAGAGACCGGAGAAAGTATGCAAAAAGATCTGGTCAGAGAGTTGTATGAAGTTATTACGGAAAACATTCCGGTGTCGGATCTGGCTGTTTTTGAGGATATGATAACGGTAATGATGCTTTTTACCGACAAGGATACGGACAAAGCAGAAGCTATTGTTGAGGAGATCATTCGAATCGTCAAGGAGTTGATTGCAGATAATTTCCAGGGATTTGAATTGGTTGCTGATCCTAAAATAAAAGAGGTGCCATCCGGTACTTACGCGGATGACCTTATCACTGAATTGGTAGAAAATCAGCAGAAAGTCTGA
- a CDS encoding TolC family protein, with translation MHNSNLYPFIKVPATSVSAFRIIALSVCLCAITVNSATAQNEREERLSDLISKVDSLVAYHTETAPVTDKPSFKGNLEELFSLEYSGSGSYEVKVIEAEQDKLHRDIGLDLNAGYLENLEQGVFNVEGIYYRRRAQLELEWDILNNGYLDNRHEIRELENEKQIARFEYAGRRQADEIDSLQYAFKNYFTGQKASLVRDYLAILEDRHRIATELYQLNYKPWEEVIEVTSKRAQAEVELENLLSRSRQFANLELPVSGDNELPLLNIRINKLLEEGQFESLQDSIFAQQVGKIDNEYNSWRDISLSTFVRYNYYNSTSDVNISNIRNREYFSVGLNLSVPLPLLKSSNQKIAKARENLFKAELTRTKNRSSEGIYSDYSRYQEKLQQYLSSYQQLLQLNTSIRKQQQRQELNDPAYSPLVLFELLAERIDVKRDLLSIKQDMYEILIEVRDNVPGSDFSEFIYVINPDDYFADSNSKLSKTAYLWSSQFNKLSNQELVEFLVKHGINQLLLSTGTDSLLRKKAANFIPIAESRGIKVEWMIGDNDLLMPGHDTELEQLFSTGKKLGMTGIHLDVEPHARNDWDSRKGEYKVLYLEMLGKAQKLAGAHGLSLSVSVPVFYDSIIEQVAELTDDIYVMAYGMDDSDKVKEKVEGEMKVMDENLAIALRPEDFQSLNEFESFIEKLSRELNVRTFAIHDIESLMKLDNSEVTLNYYEE, from the coding sequence ATGCACAATAGCAATCTATACCCTTTTATAAAGGTTCCTGCAACAAGTGTATCTGCTTTCAGAATCATAGCATTATCGGTATGCCTTTGTGCAATCACCGTTAATAGTGCTACAGCCCAGAACGAAAGGGAAGAGCGATTATCCGATCTCATTTCAAAAGTGGACTCCCTCGTTGCCTATCATACCGAAACTGCCCCGGTAACTGATAAACCGTCATTTAAAGGTAATTTAGAAGAGTTATTCAGTTTGGAGTATTCGGGATCAGGCTCATATGAGGTGAAGGTAATTGAGGCCGAGCAAGATAAATTACACCGGGACATCGGATTGGATTTGAACGCCGGATATCTGGAAAACCTGGAGCAGGGAGTATTTAATGTGGAGGGAATCTACTATCGTCGGCGCGCTCAGCTGGAGCTGGAGTGGGATATTTTGAATAACGGTTACCTGGATAACCGCCATGAAATCAGGGAGCTGGAAAATGAAAAACAAATTGCACGTTTTGAGTATGCAGGCCGCCGACAGGCTGATGAAATTGACTCCCTGCAGTATGCTTTCAAGAACTATTTCACCGGTCAAAAGGCGTCACTTGTGCGAGATTACCTTGCCATTTTAGAAGACCGGCATCGGATTGCTACGGAGCTGTATCAGCTCAATTATAAACCTTGGGAAGAGGTTATAGAGGTGACATCCAAACGGGCACAGGCTGAGGTGGAGCTTGAAAATCTGTTATCAAGAAGCAGGCAGTTTGCTAATCTGGAACTACCAGTTTCAGGGGATAATGAATTGCCCCTTTTGAATATCCGTATTAATAAGCTGCTTGAGGAGGGTCAGTTTGAATCGCTGCAGGATAGCATATTTGCACAGCAGGTCGGTAAAATTGATAATGAGTACAATTCCTGGAGAGATATTTCCCTATCGACATTTGTTCGCTACAATTATTACAATAGTACTTCAGATGTCAATATTTCAAATATCAGAAATAGGGAATATTTCTCGGTTGGACTGAACTTATCTGTACCGCTGCCACTGCTTAAGTCCAGCAATCAAAAGATTGCCAAAGCGAGGGAAAACCTCTTTAAGGCTGAACTGACTCGTACAAAAAACCGAAGCTCCGAAGGTATATATTCAGACTATTCCCGTTACCAGGAGAAATTGCAACAGTATTTGAGCAGCTATCAACAATTACTGCAGCTGAATACCAGCATCCGGAAACAACAACAGCGTCAAGAATTGAATGATCCAGCTTATAGTCCATTGGTACTGTTTGAATTGCTCGCTGAACGAATTGACGTAAAGAGGGATCTTCTGTCCATCAAGCAGGATATGTACGAGATTCTTATTGAGGTACGTGATAATGTACCAGGCAGTGACTTCAGTGAGTTTATTTATGTCATAAATCCTGATGATTATTTTGCTGATAGTAATTCTAAACTTTCAAAAACAGCATATCTTTGGTCATCTCAATTCAATAAACTTTCCAATCAAGAGCTTGTTGAATTCCTTGTGAAGCATGGGATAAATCAACTGCTTCTATCCACCGGTACTGATTCATTGCTAAGAAAAAAAGCGGCAAACTTTATACCGATTGCCGAAAGTCGGGGTATAAAAGTTGAATGGATGATAGGGGATAATGATCTATTGATGCCAGGTCACGATACTGAACTAGAGCAATTATTCAGCACCGGTAAAAAGCTGGGCATGACCGGTATTCACCTGGATGTAGAACCTCATGCAAGAAATGATTGGGACAGCAGAAAAGGAGAGTATAAAGTACTTTACCTGGAGATGCTGGGCAAAGCACAAAAGCTGGCCGGTGCCCATGGATTGAGCCTATCCGTTTCTGTACCCGTGTTTTATGACTCAATTATTGAACAGGTTGCTGAATTGACGGATGATATTTATGTGATGGCATATGGAATGGATGATTCGGATAAAGTCAAAGAAAAGGTAGAAGGAGAGATGAAAGTAATGGATGAGAACCTGGCAATTGCTTTGCGTCCGGAAGATTTTCAGAGTCTGAACGAATTTGAATCTTTTATTGAAAAGCTATCTCGAGAATTGAATGTTCGAACATTTGCTATACACGATATAGAATCTTTGATGAAACTAGATAACAGTGAAGTTACCCTGAATTATTATGAGGAGTGA
- a CDS encoding acyl-CoA thioesterase, whose protein sequence is MYKPEYQKDLFPHWFTQKIRFRDLDPLNHVNNAIFNTYYEEARIGFIQVVPELAEQMSNGYSFVLATISINYLKPVTYPSRLLIGSGVKKMGNSSITSFQAIYDEESKELVSVAEASGVWFDLTKQRPSRIPDIENKQKYMLDMEEL, encoded by the coding sequence ATGTATAAACCTGAATATCAGAAAGATCTGTTCCCTCACTGGTTCACACAAAAGATTAGATTTCGGGATCTCGACCCACTGAATCATGTCAATAACGCAATCTTTAATACCTACTATGAGGAAGCGCGTATCGGCTTTATTCAGGTTGTCCCGGAACTGGCCGAACAAATGTCAAATGGGTACAGTTTTGTATTGGCGACCATTTCAATCAATTACCTTAAGCCTGTCACCTATCCTTCCCGGCTGCTCATAGGATCCGGAGTTAAGAAAATGGGAAATTCAAGCATCACCAGTTTCCAGGCAATTTATGATGAAGAAAGCAAAGAACTGGTTTCAGTAGCTGAAGCATCAGGCGTCTGGTTTGATCTCACTAAACAACGTCCCAGCCGGATTCCGGATATTGAAAACAAACAAAAATATATGCTTGATATGGAAGAGTTATGA